In one Nomascus leucogenys isolate Asia chromosome 13, Asia_NLE_v1, whole genome shotgun sequence genomic region, the following are encoded:
- the ATP6V1F gene encoding V-type proton ATPase subunit F isoform X2, which translates to MAGRGKLIAVIGDEDTVTGFLLGGIGELNKNRHPNFLVVEKDTTINEIEDTFRSLGSLPGSVVEANPNQRDPLLWDEIDSRQFLNRDDIGIILINQYIAEMVRHALDAHQHSIPAVLEIPSKEHPYDAAKDSILRRARGMFTAEDLR; encoded by the exons ATGGCGGGGAGGGGGAAGCTCATCGCAGTGATCGGAGACGAGGACACGGTGACTGGTTTCCTGCTGGGCGGCATAGGGGAGCTTAACAAGAACCGCCACCCCAATTTCCTGGTGGTGGAGAAGGATACAACCATCAATGAGATCGAAGACACTTTCCG TTCACTTGGAAGCCTTCCAGGCAGTGTTGTAGAAGCCAACCCTAATCAGCGTGACCCTCTGCTTTGGGATGAAATTGATTCTAG GCAGTTTCTAAACCGGGATGACATTGGCATCATCCTCATCAACCAGTACATCGCAGAGATGGTGCGGCATGCCCTGGACGCCCACCAGCACTCCATCCCCGCTGTCCTGGAGATCCCCTCCAAGGAGCACCCATATGACGCCGCCAAGGACTCTATCCTGCGCAGGGCCAGGGGCATGTTCACTGCGGAAGACCTGCGCTAG
- the ATP6V1F gene encoding V-type proton ATPase subunit F isoform X1, whose protein sequence is MAGRGKLIAVIGDEDTVTGFLLGGIGELNKNRHPNFLVVEKDTTINEIEDTFRQFLNRDDIGIILINQYIAEMVRHALDAHQHSIPAVLEIPSKEHPYDAAKDSILRRARGMFTAEDLR, encoded by the exons ATGGCGGGGAGGGGGAAGCTCATCGCAGTGATCGGAGACGAGGACACGGTGACTGGTTTCCTGCTGGGCGGCATAGGGGAGCTTAACAAGAACCGCCACCCCAATTTCCTGGTGGTGGAGAAGGATACAACCATCAATGAGATCGAAGACACTTTCCG GCAGTTTCTAAACCGGGATGACATTGGCATCATCCTCATCAACCAGTACATCGCAGAGATGGTGCGGCATGCCCTGGACGCCCACCAGCACTCCATCCCCGCTGTCCTGGAGATCCCCTCCAAGGAGCACCCATATGACGCCGCCAAGGACTCTATCCTGCGCAGGGCCAGGGGCATGTTCACTGCGGAAGACCTGCGCTAG
- the ATP6V1FNB gene encoding protein ATP6V1FNB — protein MSRQLNIDTLRQNFWKEEYLREKMLRCEWYRKYGSMVKAKQKAKAATRLPVKLPTLHPKAPLSPPPAPKSAPSKVPSPVPEAPEKEMSEMYPVPPVTRALLYEGISHDFQGRYRYLNTRKLDMPEMRYLFPVTTSFMYGWHLGPPVKQELVSCKMCRIESFFRKNGAFALLHPRDLAL, from the exons ATGTCACGGCAGCTCAACATAGACACATTACGGCAGAACTTCTGGAAGGAGGAATATCTGAGGGAAAAGATGTTGCGCTGTGAATGGTACCGCAAGTATGGGTCGATGGTGAAGGCCAAGCAGAAGGCTAAGGCTGCAACCCGGCTGCCCGTCAAACTGCCCACCCTGCACCCCAAAGCCCCACTCTCACCCCCACCCGCCCCCAAATCAGCCCCTTCCAAGGTGCCCAGCCCTGTCCCAGAGGCTCCTGAAAAGGAGATGTCGGAAATGTACCCGGTACCACCTGTCACCCGAGCCCTGCTGTATGAAGGCATCTCACACGACTTCCAGGGGCGCTACCGCTACCTCAACACTCGAAAACTGGACATGCCAGAGATGCGATACCTCTTCCCCGTCACCACCAGCTTCATGTATGGCTGGCATCTGG GCCCCCCAGTGAAGCAAGAACTGGTCTCCTGCAAGATGTGCCGCATTGAGTCATTCTTCCGCAAGAACGGGGCCTTCGCACTGCTTCATCCCCGAGACCTGGCCCTCTGA
- the LOC100595942 gene encoding uncharacterized protein LOC100595942, protein MLLRPSEGLLRVPESTDSKARGQGEPRPPEKDYHADAGHDQRRDTKVGTGGGKAGGGPGGGVGCAYRPEATGPAAAPRSRSRSRDASDPVRRGIRAAGAPRGSPGTPGLERDPHRLQGSGVGPGPGEQEVSQSRLPGVLRGRGGRHRASQGLEGRVAGAPQQQKTALQRPLELHSAARLRRRRDRKQQRLRVLERLHIARNRHCRFHPVGLPPSPAQLPPHEDAAGRRRAMREQLEQMHRERTERLRALRARNTQNFLELLCSPDAEDPLPAK, encoded by the exons ATGCTCCTCAGA CCATCTGAGGGACTCCTGCGGGTCCCTGAAAGCACAGACTCCAAAGCCCGTGGGCAGGGAGAGCCCAGACCTCCGGAGAAGGACTACCACGCTGATGCAGGGCATGACCAAAGGCGAGACACAAAGGTCGGCACCGGCGGTGGCAAGGCTGGGGGCGGCCCGGGAGGGGGCGTGGGCTGCGCTTACCGGCCCGAAGCCACCGGCCCGGCGGCGGCTCCCAGGTCGCGGAGCCGAAGCCGTGATGCCAGCGACCCTGTGCGCCGAGGTATCCGGGCAGCAGGGGCTCCTCGGGGCTCTCCGGGGACCCCAGGCCTGGAGCGCGATCCGCACAGGCTGCAGGGCTCTGGAGTGGGCCCCGGCCCGGGGGAGCAGGAGGTGAGCCAGTCTCGGCTTCCGGGTGTCCTCCGGGGTCGGGGGGGGCGGCACCGAGCGTCCCAAGGCCTAGAAGGCCGCGTGGCCGGCGCCCCTCA GCAGCAGAAGACGGCTCTGCAGCGGCCGCTGGAGCTGCACAGCGCGGCCAGGCTGCGGCGCCGGCGGGACCGTAAGCAGCAGCGGCTCCGG GTCCTGGAACGCCTCCACATCGCCAGGAACCGCCACTGCCGGTTTCACCCCGTGGGGCTCCCGCCCAGTCCTGCTCAACTCCCGCCACAT GAGGACGCGGCTGGGCGGCGGCGCGCCATGCGGGAGCAGCTGGAGCAGATGCATCGGGAGAGGACCGAGCGGCTGCGGGCCCTCCGGGCCAG GAACACCCAGAACTTCCTGGAACTACTGTGTTCCCCTGATGCTGAGGATCCCCTGCCTGCGAAGTAG